GATTAGGGTTAATCTAATACCTTGCGACGCAAGGCTTTCTGTTTTCCATGCCGGGTTTTGCGGTCCATACGTTTGCGTTGTGAGTTTTTGCTGGGCTTGGTGACACGGCGGGGTTTTTTGACAGTAGTGATGCTTTTTATCAGCTCTGCTAGGCGTTGCAATGCCTCTTCCCGGTTTTTCTCCTGACTACGACTGCTCTGTGCCTTGATAACCACCACACCCTCTTTACTGATGCGCTGGTCGGCGAGTGCCAGTAGGCGTTGTTTATAGTGTTCTGGCAGGGAGGAGGCGCGAATATCGAAGCGCAGATGAATCGCCGTAGAGACCTTGTTTACATTTTGCCCACCACTGCCCTGAGCGCGAATGGCGCTCCACTCAATTTCATGAAGTGGAATAGTAACCGTGTTGGAGATAATTAACATAAGATCATACTAACCCGGATATTTCATGAGTGTGCACACGGATCACGCAGCAGGTTTATTTTACAGGGAAATACCCGAAAAATCTTCGAATAGTAATTACGAGCAATAGGGGCGTCTACCTGTAGAATCAATAGAGAAGTGAGACGGTGCAGAGTT
The window above is part of the Gammaproteobacteria bacterium genome. Proteins encoded here:
- the arfB gene encoding aminoacyl-tRNA hydrolase → MLIISNTVTIPLHEIEWSAIRAQGSGGQNVNKVSTAIHLRFDIRASSLPEHYKQRLLALADQRISKEGVVVIKAQSSRSQEKNREEALQRLAELIKSITTVKKPRRVTKPSKNSQRKRMDRKTRHGKQKALRRKVLD